One region of Gouania willdenowi chromosome 13, fGouWil2.1, whole genome shotgun sequence genomic DNA includes:
- the LOC114474555 gene encoding alpha-(1,3)-fucosyltransferase 4-like translates to MKRGCALNYVLCAVCTATVFLTLGISVLYLHVPPSPRLSHITILLWVHPFGVAPLPDCWKQFQIHGCTITDDKHAYRQADAVIIHHRDVVKGRARLPPEPRPRSQKWIWLNHESPTYSPGLQKYDRVFNLTLSYRVDSDIYAPYGHLIPVVNGSGSLDQTTSLRRPSRLLAWVVSHWSASHARVSFYNELKRYVNIDVYGRAGKPLKKGSEAVRELLRDYMFYLAMDNSQHTDYITEKLWNAVRAGAIPVVLGPSRQNYEHFLPPEAFIHVDDFPTVEELAQYLNKVMQNPDLMKHHLSWRQNYSVHQLTTNEKFCQACEVVRRTRGQTSEVPHLKDWFCS, encoded by the coding sequence atgaaacgtggctgtgcTCTCAATTACGTCCTCTGCGCCGTGTGCACAGCGACTGTCTTCCTGACCTTGGGAATAAGTGTTCTGTACCTGCATGTCCCCCCCAGCCCCAGGCTCTCCCACATCACCATCCTGCTCTGGGTGCATCCGTTCGGTGTCGCTCCTCTCCCTGACTGCTGGAAGCAGTTCCAAATCCATGGGTGCACGATCACGGATGACAAGCACGCGTACCGACAGGCTGACGCTGTGATTATTCACCACCGGGATGTCGTTAAAGGGAGAGCCAGACTGCCACCAGAACCGCGACCTCGCTCTCAGAAGTGGATATGGCTGAACCACGAGTCTCCCACATATTCACCGGGACTGCAGAAGTACGACAGGGTTTTCAACCTGACGTTGTCCTACCGGGTGGACTCGGATATTTACGCCCCCTATGGTCACCTCATCCCCGTGGTTAACGGCTCTGGATCGCTGGACCAGACGACTTCTCTCCGCCGTCCATCCCGCCTACTGGCCTGGGTCGTCAGCCACTGGTCTGCCTCCCATGCCCGTGTGTCTTTCTACAATGAACTGAAACGCTACGTAAACATCGACGTGTACGGACGCGCAGGGAAGCCGTTAAAGAAGGGCAGCGAGGCCGTGCGGGAGCTGCTCAGAGATTACATGTTCTACCTGGCCATGGATAACTCACAGCACACGGACTACATCACGGAGAAACTCTGGAACGCAGTGCGGGCAGGAGCTATCCCCGTGGTCCTGGGTCCGTCCCGGCAGAACTATGAGCACTTCCTGCCCCCAGAGGCCTTCATCCACGTGGATGACTTCCCCACGGTCGAGGAGCTGGCCCAGTACCTAAACAAGGTGATGCAGAATCCGGATCTGATGAAGCACCACCTGAGCTGGAGGCAGAACTACAGCGTCCACCAGTTGACCACTAACGAGAAATTCTGCCAAGCCTGTGAGGTGGTGAGGAGGACCAGGGGCCAGACCAGTGAGGTCCCTCACCTGAAAGATTGGTTTTGTTCGTGA